In Archangium lipolyticum, a single genomic region encodes these proteins:
- a CDS encoding kelch repeat-containing protein, with amino-acid sequence MRAHRPEFRSCALVTTPEPAPWVDSGAAQGITDWCEPSPNQWSSTGALWTARLGHTMTLLKNGKVLVTGGTGQDGTVLSSAERYDPDTPPAHPPLDPPLRQKLRNSNLGAS; translated from the coding sequence GTGCGAGCCCACCGGCCCGAGTTCCGCTCCTGCGCCCTTGTCACCACACCTGAGCCAGCCCCCTGGGTCGACAGTGGCGCCGCACAGGGCATCACCGACTGGTGTGAGCCTTCCCCGAACCAGTGGTCCTCGACCGGCGCTCTCTGGACGGCCCGCTTGGGCCACACCATGACCCTGCTGAAGAACGGCAAGGTCCTGGTCACGGGCGGAACCGGTCAGGACGGCACCGTCCTGTCCTCCGCGGAACGCTACGACCCTGACACGCCACCAGCTCATCCGCCACTCGATCCACCTCTCCGCCAAAAACTGCGAAACTCGAACCTGGGCGCTTCCTAG
- a CDS encoding M1 family metallopeptidase has translation MARLDPHSYNDDTQPETETLTWKARVDFRTRRLHAEATLTLKEASAGPLDLDTRELEVRSVVDAEGKPLPFLVSPPEPILGSRLRVELRPGTKQLTIRYRTSPQASALQWLTPAQTAGGQYPYLFSQCQAIHARSVVPLQDTPRIRIGYRAELTVPKELKAVMAAGFTGREEHGVEAVERYEMPQPIPPYLLAFAVGRLAAKELGPRSRVWAEPEMLEEAAEEFEDVDAMLRAAEELFGPYDWERFDLLTMPPSFPYGGMENPRLTFLTPTLLAGDKSLVSVVAHELAHSWTGNLVTNASAEHFWLNEGFTVFAERRIIEALYGADVAQLHSALGRRALEEAVHHFRAHPQLTALRTHLNGVDPDEAFSQVPYEKGYLFLRALEDAVGRSAFDGFLRRYLEAHRFQALTTEQFTAFVEKHLPGALAKVDAEAYLSKPGIPAGAPVPRSERLERMGQTKGKVPSTEEVKDWTPAEWQLFIEWLPAGTSKDVFRQLDERFQLTKSQNSEVLVSWLAAALKAGWEPALGRTEAFLGEVGRMKYLKPLYGALVTTPEGKGIARGLFKRYGERYHPIAQAAVESILNRA, from the coding sequence ATGGCCCGACTCGATCCCCACTCGTACAACGATGACACGCAGCCCGAGACCGAGACCCTCACCTGGAAGGCGCGCGTGGACTTTCGAACGCGCCGCCTGCACGCGGAGGCGACGCTCACCCTGAAGGAGGCCTCCGCGGGCCCCCTGGACCTGGACACGCGGGAGCTGGAGGTTCGCTCGGTGGTGGACGCCGAGGGCAAGCCCCTGCCCTTCCTGGTGTCGCCGCCCGAGCCCATCCTGGGCAGCCGCCTGAGGGTGGAGCTGCGCCCGGGGACGAAGCAGCTGACGATCCGCTACCGGACGTCGCCCCAGGCGAGCGCGCTGCAGTGGCTGACGCCGGCGCAGACGGCGGGAGGGCAGTACCCGTACCTGTTCAGCCAGTGCCAGGCGATCCACGCACGCTCGGTGGTGCCGCTTCAGGACACGCCGCGAATCCGCATCGGGTACCGGGCGGAGCTCACGGTGCCCAAGGAGCTGAAGGCGGTGATGGCGGCGGGCTTCACGGGCCGGGAGGAGCACGGGGTGGAGGCGGTGGAGCGCTACGAGATGCCACAGCCGATTCCCCCGTACCTGCTGGCCTTCGCGGTGGGCAGGCTGGCGGCCAAGGAGCTGGGGCCGCGCTCGAGGGTCTGGGCCGAGCCCGAGATGTTGGAGGAGGCGGCGGAGGAGTTCGAGGACGTGGACGCGATGCTGCGGGCGGCGGAGGAGCTCTTCGGGCCGTATGACTGGGAGCGGTTCGACCTGCTGACGATGCCGCCGTCGTTCCCGTACGGGGGAATGGAGAACCCGCGCCTGACCTTCCTGACGCCGACGCTGCTGGCGGGGGACAAGAGCCTGGTGAGCGTGGTGGCGCACGAGCTGGCGCACTCGTGGACGGGCAACCTGGTGACGAACGCGTCGGCGGAGCACTTCTGGCTGAACGAGGGCTTCACGGTGTTCGCCGAGCGTCGCATCATCGAGGCGCTGTACGGGGCGGACGTGGCGCAGCTGCACTCGGCGCTGGGCCGGAGGGCGCTGGAGGAGGCCGTGCACCACTTCCGGGCGCATCCGCAGCTCACGGCGCTGCGCACGCACCTCAACGGGGTGGATCCGGACGAGGCGTTCTCCCAGGTGCCATACGAGAAGGGCTACCTCTTCCTGAGGGCGCTGGAGGACGCGGTGGGCCGGTCGGCCTTCGACGGCTTCCTGAGGCGCTACCTGGAGGCGCACCGCTTCCAGGCGCTCACGACGGAGCAGTTCACGGCGTTCGTGGAGAAACACCTGCCGGGAGCGCTGGCGAAGGTGGACGCGGAGGCGTACCTGAGCAAGCCGGGAATCCCGGCGGGGGCGCCGGTGCCGCGCTCGGAGCGGCTGGAGCGCATGGGGCAGACGAAGGGCAAGGTGCCGTCGACCGAGGAGGTGAAGGACTGGACCCCGGCCGAGTGGCAGCTCTTCATCGAGTGGCTGCCGGCGGGAACGTCGAAGGACGTATTCCGGCAGTTGGACGAGCGCTTCCAGCTGACGAAGAGCCAGAACTCGGAGGTGCTGGTGTCGTGGCTGGCGGCGGCGCTCAAGGCGGGCTGGGAGCCGGCGTTGGGCCGCACAGAGGCCTTCCTCGGCGAGGTGGGACGGATGAAGTACCTCAAGCCGCTCTACGGAGCGCTGGTGACAACCCCCGAGGGCAAGGGCATCGCGCGCGGCCTCTTCAAGCGCTACGGCGAGCGCTACCACCCCATCGCGCAGGCGGCCGTCGAGTCCATTCTCAATCGCGCGTAG
- a CDS encoding 3-hydroxyacyl-CoA dehydrogenase/enoyl-CoA hydratase family protein yields the protein MTTRIRKVAVLGAGVMGSGIAAHLANSGVRALLLDIVPPKAGPGEDTASKAFRNKFAAGAVANLRKQKPSPIVSEQVLSFIEVGNFDDDMARIAECDWVIEVVKEDLAVKQATFAKVEQHARKDAIVSSNTSGLSIQGMLQGRGAEFRKNFLVTHFFNPVRYMKLLELVAGPETSPDVVKAVHRFGEEVLGKGIVYGKDTTNFIANRIGTYGMMRTISEMQKAELSIEEVDKIFGPAMGRPKSAVFRTADIVGLDTFSHVAKNCYDTLTQDEEREVFAAPEFLQKMVAKGMLGDKSGGGFYKKDKSSGGKDILALDLKTLEYRPQAKVRYESLGAAKDVENVRERVATVLNGQDKAAKFAERITLDVLAYSSRRIPEIGDDVVNVDRAMRWGFGWDIGPFETWDAYGVKKGLERMKELGLKPAAWVEQMLASGRTSFYGVENGKDTYWDIPSKSVKVVPENARTSRVEYLKRGNKRIAGNDSASLWDMGDGVTLLEFHSKMNSIDDDIISMMNTALDETEKNFRGLVIGNDGGNFSAGANIMAMLMAAKSEEFEAIRKMAGAFQAANQRMRYSPVPVVTAPFNLTLGGGAEVTMGGNAVQASAELYMGLVEVGVGLIPGGGGTMQLLRNVYGPYSADKDFDAFPFIKKVFLSIGTAKVATSAEEAREMGFLSQADGISANRDFLLSDAKQRVLGLANAGFRPPRPSRFRLPGPSGFATIDMMLYDMELNGQVSAHDRKIAQKLARVLTGGDTSPSVLLTEERLLELEQESFLSLIGEAKTQDRMMHMLEKGKPLRN from the coding sequence ATGACGACGCGGATCCGCAAAGTGGCAGTTCTGGGCGCGGGCGTGATGGGCAGCGGCATCGCCGCGCACCTGGCCAACTCGGGCGTGCGCGCGCTTCTGCTGGACATCGTGCCCCCCAAGGCCGGGCCCGGCGAGGACACGGCCTCCAAGGCCTTCCGTAACAAGTTCGCCGCCGGGGCCGTGGCCAACCTGCGCAAGCAGAAGCCCAGCCCCATCGTGTCCGAGCAGGTGCTCTCCTTCATCGAGGTGGGCAACTTCGACGACGACATGGCCCGCATCGCCGAGTGCGACTGGGTCATCGAGGTGGTCAAGGAGGACCTGGCCGTCAAGCAGGCCACCTTCGCCAAGGTGGAGCAGCACGCCCGCAAGGACGCCATCGTCAGCTCCAACACCTCCGGCCTCTCCATCCAGGGCATGCTCCAGGGCCGGGGCGCCGAGTTCCGCAAGAACTTCCTCGTCACCCACTTCTTCAACCCCGTCCGTTACATGAAGCTGCTGGAGCTGGTGGCGGGCCCGGAGACGAGCCCCGACGTGGTGAAGGCCGTCCACCGCTTTGGCGAGGAGGTGCTCGGCAAGGGCATCGTCTACGGCAAGGACACCACCAACTTCATCGCCAACCGCATCGGCACCTACGGGATGATGCGCACCATCTCGGAGATGCAGAAGGCGGAGCTGTCCATCGAGGAGGTGGACAAGATCTTCGGCCCCGCCATGGGCCGCCCCAAGTCCGCCGTGTTCCGCACCGCCGACATCGTCGGTCTGGACACCTTCTCCCACGTGGCCAAGAACTGCTACGACACGCTCACCCAGGACGAGGAGCGTGAGGTCTTCGCCGCCCCCGAGTTCCTCCAGAAGATGGTCGCCAAGGGCATGCTCGGCGACAAGAGCGGCGGCGGCTTCTACAAGAAGGACAAGAGCAGCGGCGGCAAGGACATCCTCGCGCTGGATCTCAAGACGCTCGAGTACCGGCCCCAGGCCAAGGTGCGCTACGAGTCCCTCGGCGCCGCCAAGGACGTGGAGAACGTGCGCGAGCGCGTCGCCACCGTCCTGAACGGCCAGGACAAGGCCGCGAAGTTCGCCGAGCGGATCACCCTGGACGTGCTGGCCTACTCCAGCCGGCGCATCCCGGAGATCGGCGATGACGTGGTGAACGTCGACCGCGCCATGCGCTGGGGCTTCGGCTGGGACATCGGGCCCTTCGAGACGTGGGATGCCTACGGCGTGAAGAAGGGTCTGGAGCGCATGAAGGAGCTGGGCCTCAAGCCCGCCGCCTGGGTGGAGCAGATGCTCGCCTCCGGCCGCACCTCCTTCTACGGCGTGGAGAACGGCAAGGACACCTACTGGGACATCCCCTCCAAGTCCGTGAAGGTGGTCCCGGAGAACGCCCGCACCTCGCGCGTGGAGTACCTCAAGCGCGGCAACAAGAGGATCGCCGGCAATGACTCCGCCTCCCTGTGGGACATGGGTGATGGCGTGACGCTGCTGGAGTTCCACTCGAAGATGAACTCCATCGACGATGACATCATCTCGATGATGAACACGGCCCTGGACGAGACGGAGAAGAACTTCCGCGGCTTGGTCATCGGCAACGATGGGGGCAACTTCTCCGCGGGCGCCAACATCATGGCCATGCTCATGGCCGCCAAGAGCGAGGAGTTCGAGGCCATCCGCAAGATGGCCGGCGCCTTCCAGGCCGCCAACCAGCGCATGCGCTACAGCCCCGTGCCCGTGGTGACCGCGCCCTTCAACCTCACCCTCGGCGGCGGCGCCGAGGTCACCATGGGCGGCAACGCCGTCCAGGCCTCGGCCGAGCTGTACATGGGCCTCGTCGAGGTGGGCGTGGGCCTCATCCCCGGCGGCGGCGGCACCATGCAGCTGCTGCGCAACGTGTACGGCCCGTACTCGGCCGACAAGGACTTCGACGCGTTCCCCTTCATCAAGAAGGTGTTCCTGTCGATCGGCACCGCGAAGGTGGCCACCAGCGCCGAGGAGGCCCGCGAGATGGGCTTCCTGTCGCAGGCGGATGGCATCAGCGCCAACCGCGACTTCCTGCTGTCGGACGCCAAGCAGCGGGTGCTCGGCCTGGCCAACGCCGGCTTCCGCCCGCCCCGGCCCTCCCGCTTCCGCCTGCCCGGGCCCAGCGGCTTCGCCACCATCGACATGATGCTCTACGACATGGAGCTCAACGGGCAGGTCTCCGCCCACGACCGGAAGATCGCCCAGAAGCTGGCGCGCGTCCTCACCGGCGGCGACACCAGCCCCTCCGTGCTCCTCACCGAGGAGCGCCTGCTGGAGCTGGAGCAGGAGTCCTTCCTGAGCCTGATCGGCGAGGCGAAGACCCAGGACCGCATGATGCACATGCTCGAGAAGGGCAAGCCGCTGCGCAACTGA
- a CDS encoding thiolase family protein: MPGRVVIASAVRTPFTRAHKGEFKDTRPDTLAALAIKEAVKQVPGLKPEEVEDVILGCAMPEAEQGMNVARNAALLAGLPDTVPGMTINRFCSSGTQSIAQAAQAIKAGMIQVAIAGGTESMTMVPMGGNKVSANPEIMEKFPEVYTSMGATAENIASRYSVSREDADKFAYESQRRAATAREQGKFKEEIFPVTTTVYDEEGKAQQVTVSVDTILRPDTTLEGLAKLKPAFNQKGVVTAGNASPLTDGAAAAVVMSEEKAQQLGVKPLGYFLDYQVAGVPPEIMGVGPVPAVKKLLAKNNLKVEDIDVFELNEAFAAQALHCIRELGIPMDKVNPNGGAIALGHPLGVSGARLVGTILRELKRRNGRYGVVTMCIGGGMGAAALIELAK; encoded by the coding sequence ATGCCCGGTCGAGTCGTGATTGCCAGCGCGGTGCGCACCCCGTTCACCCGCGCGCACAAGGGAGAGTTCAAGGACACCCGGCCCGACACGCTCGCGGCCCTCGCCATCAAGGAGGCCGTCAAGCAGGTCCCTGGCCTGAAGCCCGAGGAAGTCGAGGACGTCATCCTCGGCTGTGCCATGCCCGAGGCGGAGCAGGGCATGAACGTCGCCCGCAACGCCGCGCTCCTGGCCGGTCTGCCGGACACCGTTCCCGGTATGACCATCAACCGCTTCTGCTCGTCGGGCACGCAGTCCATCGCCCAGGCGGCGCAGGCCATCAAGGCGGGGATGATCCAGGTCGCCATCGCCGGTGGCACCGAGTCCATGACCATGGTCCCCATGGGCGGCAACAAGGTCAGCGCCAACCCGGAGATCATGGAGAAGTTCCCCGAGGTCTACACCTCCATGGGCGCCACCGCGGAGAACATCGCCTCGCGCTACAGCGTGTCCCGCGAGGACGCGGACAAGTTCGCCTACGAGAGCCAGCGCCGCGCCGCCACCGCCCGCGAGCAGGGCAAGTTCAAGGAGGAGATCTTCCCCGTCACCACCACCGTCTATGACGAGGAGGGCAAGGCCCAGCAGGTCACCGTGTCCGTGGACACCATCCTGCGTCCGGACACCACGCTCGAGGGTCTGGCCAAGCTCAAGCCCGCCTTCAACCAGAAGGGCGTGGTCACCGCCGGCAACGCCTCGCCGCTGACCGACGGTGCGGCCGCCGCCGTGGTGATGAGCGAGGAGAAGGCCCAGCAGCTCGGCGTCAAGCCGCTCGGCTACTTCCTGGACTACCAGGTGGCCGGCGTGCCCCCGGAGATCATGGGCGTGGGCCCCGTGCCCGCCGTGAAGAAGCTGCTGGCGAAGAACAACCTCAAGGTCGAGGACATCGACGTCTTCGAGCTGAACGAGGCCTTCGCCGCCCAGGCCCTGCACTGCATCCGCGAGCTGGGCATCCCGATGGACAAGGTGAACCCGAACGGCGGTGCCATCGCCCTGGGTCACCCGCTGGGCGTGTCCGGTGCGCGTCTGGTGGGCACCATCCTGCGCGAGCTGAAGCGCCGCAACGGCCGCTACGGCGTGGTGACGATGTGCATCGGCGGCGGCATGGGCGCCGCGGCGCTCATCGAGCTGGCGAAGTAG
- a CDS encoding efflux RND transporter permease subunit: MSEPGRRGGLSALAVRRPVGTLMLAAAVVVLGLFFLFRLPVDLLPSITYPRIGVRVDAPGIAPEVAVEEITRPLEEALSATEGVVQVYSQTREGQVSINLYFQPGGDVDQALNDATAAVNRARSNLPDTLEQPRLFKVDPSQLPVVEFALTSPGLSGRALRIFADEELARELAVVPGVAAVDVSGGAVEEVQVRLDLQRMQASRLGIVEVLQALETENQDISAGRLEGVRTESLVRTVGRFRDAAELERLTFLVDSPPPETSTGTPEPTVAPQRRKVLLGDFATVVDGTEDERVFVTLNGQPAVKVSVQKQPDANTIEVVDGVKAQVEELRRTGRLPEGTVLTATLDESQFIKRSIQDVAVSGLAGAVLASIVVLLFLGSLRQTFIVVLSIPLGTLMAVSLLSLADASLNIFSLGGLAVGIGAVDSCIVVLENIVRGVEERRRRGEGNGDADTLPLPELIPLTQTRATELESALVASTTTNLVAVVPFLLIGGFVSLLFNELILTVLFTVGASLVTALTIIPSLAARLLAIRKTSGLSRLKPVRWFAGRVERLTHGYGALLSRALAHRLVVLASVFVGLGVLAALLLPFLSTEILPRVGTGQARLVVQLPPGLPLADNQRLMKQVDALLMRQPETRYVFTTVGGFLFGNATSENALRSSSTITLEPGTDVQAYVARVNREMAKLNLVGIRLRLAPEQIRGLITSNSPVRAEVDVMLEGEDPQALERAGQQVVAALDAKAKLARYRPDADPVQPEVQVRRDPERAGLLGLSSGDIGEAVQTALEGTIATQLQRGERLVDVRVKLERGALRTRAQLEQLPLVFSNQAPVRLSEVASVSEGTTPAEIQRINQRQVFIIAGDLAEGASLGDALEEVERILSEVELPRGVSIMESNAARSNRELQRSLFVLGGLAIFLVLTVMAVQYDSLVDPLVILFTIPLALVGGTMGLVVTGVAMGATALIGMVLLVGVIVGNGIILVELANQLREESPGLSRLEAMQHAAPMRLRPILITTLLATLGLVPIALGFGEGTELLRPLALVTLSGLSVGTLLTLFVVPCLYVSLHALVAWRPGRRQKHDGPSHVQRKGPREV; this comes from the coding sequence GTGAGTGAGCCCGGACGACGTGGGGGACTGAGCGCGCTCGCGGTGCGGCGTCCGGTGGGGACGCTGATGCTCGCGGCGGCCGTGGTGGTGCTCGGGCTCTTCTTCCTCTTCCGCCTGCCGGTGGACCTGCTGCCCTCCATCACCTACCCACGCATCGGCGTGCGGGTGGACGCGCCCGGCATAGCGCCCGAGGTGGCGGTGGAGGAGATCACCCGCCCGCTGGAGGAGGCCCTCTCGGCGACGGAGGGGGTGGTGCAGGTCTACTCGCAGACGCGCGAGGGGCAGGTCAGCATCAACCTGTACTTCCAGCCGGGCGGCGACGTGGATCAGGCGCTCAACGACGCCACGGCGGCCGTCAACCGCGCTCGGAGCAACCTGCCGGACACCCTGGAGCAGCCGCGGCTCTTCAAGGTGGACCCCTCACAGCTCCCCGTCGTGGAGTTCGCCCTCACCTCCCCCGGCCTGTCGGGCCGGGCGCTGCGCATCTTCGCGGACGAGGAGCTGGCGCGAGAGCTGGCGGTGGTCCCCGGAGTGGCGGCGGTGGACGTGTCCGGTGGAGCGGTCGAGGAAGTGCAGGTGCGGTTGGACCTGCAGCGGATGCAGGCCTCCAGGCTGGGGATCGTGGAAGTGCTTCAAGCGCTCGAGACGGAGAACCAGGACATCTCCGCGGGGCGGCTGGAGGGTGTACGGACCGAGTCGCTCGTGCGCACGGTGGGGCGTTTCCGCGACGCGGCCGAGCTCGAGCGCCTCACCTTCCTCGTCGACAGCCCGCCGCCGGAGACCAGCACCGGGACGCCAGAGCCCACCGTGGCGCCGCAGCGGCGCAAGGTGCTGCTGGGAGACTTCGCCACCGTGGTGGACGGGACCGAGGACGAGCGCGTCTTCGTCACGCTCAACGGCCAGCCGGCGGTGAAGGTGAGCGTGCAGAAACAGCCGGACGCCAACACCATCGAAGTGGTCGATGGCGTGAAGGCGCAGGTGGAGGAGCTGCGGCGCACGGGGCGGCTGCCGGAAGGCACGGTGCTCACGGCCACGCTGGACGAGTCCCAGTTCATCAAGCGCTCCATCCAGGACGTGGCGGTCTCGGGGTTGGCGGGCGCGGTGCTGGCGAGCATCGTGGTGCTGCTCTTCCTCGGCTCGCTGCGGCAGACCTTCATCGTGGTGCTGTCCATCCCGCTCGGCACGCTGATGGCGGTGAGCCTGCTGTCGCTCGCGGACGCCTCGCTCAACATCTTCAGCCTGGGCGGGCTGGCGGTGGGCATCGGAGCGGTGGACAGCTGCATCGTAGTGCTGGAGAACATCGTACGGGGTGTGGAGGAGCGGCGCCGGCGCGGAGAGGGAAACGGAGACGCGGACACCCTCCCCCTCCCCGAGCTCATCCCCCTCACCCAGACCCGGGCCACCGAGCTCGAATCGGCCCTGGTGGCCTCCACCACGACCAACCTGGTCGCCGTGGTGCCCTTCCTGCTCATCGGCGGCTTCGTGTCGCTGCTCTTCAACGAGCTCATCCTCACCGTGCTCTTCACGGTGGGCGCCTCGCTCGTCACCGCGCTCACGATCATCCCCTCGCTCGCGGCGAGGTTGCTCGCCATCCGGAAGACGAGCGGCCTGTCCCGCCTGAAGCCGGTGCGCTGGTTCGCCGGCCGGGTGGAGCGCCTCACCCACGGGTATGGAGCGCTGCTCTCCCGAGCACTGGCCCACCGGCTGGTGGTGCTCGCCTCGGTGTTCGTGGGGCTCGGGGTGCTGGCGGCGCTGCTGCTGCCATTCCTGTCCACGGAGATCCTCCCGCGCGTGGGCACGGGCCAGGCGCGCCTCGTCGTGCAGCTCCCGCCAGGGCTGCCACTGGCGGACAACCAGCGGTTGATGAAGCAGGTGGACGCGCTGCTGATGCGCCAGCCGGAGACGCGCTACGTCTTCACCACGGTGGGAGGCTTCCTCTTCGGCAACGCCACCTCCGAGAACGCGCTGCGCTCCTCGAGCACCATCACCCTGGAACCGGGCACGGACGTGCAGGCCTACGTCGCTCGCGTCAACCGGGAGATGGCGAAGCTCAACCTGGTGGGCATCCGGTTGAGGCTCGCGCCGGAGCAGATCCGCGGCCTCATCACCAGCAACTCGCCGGTACGGGCCGAGGTGGACGTGATGCTCGAGGGAGAGGATCCCCAGGCGCTGGAGCGCGCGGGACAGCAGGTGGTGGCGGCGCTGGACGCGAAGGCGAAGCTGGCCCGCTACCGCCCGGACGCGGACCCCGTGCAGCCCGAGGTGCAGGTGCGCCGGGATCCGGAGCGCGCGGGGCTGCTGGGGCTATCGTCCGGGGACATCGGCGAGGCGGTGCAGACGGCGCTCGAGGGCACCATCGCCACGCAGCTCCAACGGGGCGAGCGACTGGTGGACGTGCGGGTGAAGCTGGAGCGCGGGGCCCTGCGCACCCGCGCCCAGCTCGAGCAACTGCCCCTGGTCTTCTCGAATCAGGCGCCGGTGCGGCTCTCGGAGGTGGCGAGCGTGTCCGAGGGCACCACTCCGGCGGAGATCCAACGCATCAACCAGCGGCAGGTGTTCATCATCGCGGGAGACCTCGCGGAGGGGGCGAGCCTGGGCGATGCGCTGGAGGAGGTGGAGCGGATCCTCTCGGAGGTGGAGCTGCCGCGAGGCGTGTCGATCATGGAGAGCAACGCGGCCCGGAGCAACCGGGAGCTGCAGCGCTCGCTGTTCGTGCTCGGCGGGCTCGCCATCTTCCTGGTGCTCACGGTGATGGCGGTGCAGTACGACTCGCTCGTGGATCCCCTGGTCATCCTCTTCACCATTCCGCTCGCGCTGGTGGGCGGGACGATGGGGCTGGTGGTGACGGGGGTGGCGATGGGAGCCACGGCACTCATCGGCATGGTGCTGCTGGTGGGCGTCATCGTCGGCAACGGCATCATCCTGGTGGAGCTCGCCAACCAGCTCCGCGAGGAATCACCCGGGCTGTCGCGCCTGGAGGCGATGCAACACGCCGCGCCCATGCGCCTGCGCCCCATCCTCATCACCACGCTGCTGGCCACACTGGGGCTGGTGCCCATCGCGCTCGGCTTCGGCGAGGGCACCGAGCTGTTGCGTCCGCTCGCGCTCGTCACCCTGTCCGGGCTGAGCGTGGGCACGCTGCTCACGCTCTTCGTCGTGCCGTGCCTCTACGTCAGCCTGCACGCGCTCGTCGCGTGGCGTCCGGGACGACGCCAGAAACACGACGGCCCCTCCCATGTGCAACGGAAGGGGCCGCGTGAGGTGTGA
- a CDS encoding efflux RND transporter periplasmic adaptor subunit produces the protein MSAGLALLLVQAACTREPEGGGGGRDGGNGAVAVDVKEARLGRLRAPLTLVGTTQPVEQVAVRARVEGHLETLAVDVGDAVKEGQELGRLSTALLDAEVHETEAGLAEARSQVASAEAGVAQARSALEQSRLAQAQAQVEARRYERLARRGIASRQEAEQRTTEARTARQAVRAAAQQVRTQQSLVSAARARVKAQEALLAAARERRSFASLRSPVNGRVVERFHTVGDLVLAGNEVLSVGNFSQVEVTLSVSELELSRVKPGQRVPVRLDALGDTTFTGTVTRVSPQADPLSRLVPVEVVLDNPEGRIGSGLLARVQLDNGGEKRLLVLESALRVDQPDAGSGLSSAQGGSGSGTDDGPQEAPPEEGRVFVVTGAADGGGARVEERRVRLGARADGQVEILSGLREGERVVVRGERPLRTGLEVRPSALSDGLAPEGGNGGGRE, from the coding sequence ATGTCCGCGGGGCTCGCGCTCCTGCTGGTGCAAGCGGCGTGTACCCGCGAGCCGGAGGGAGGCGGAGGTGGACGCGACGGGGGCAATGGAGCGGTGGCGGTGGACGTGAAGGAGGCGCGGCTCGGACGGCTGAGGGCGCCTCTCACGCTGGTGGGCACCACGCAACCCGTGGAGCAGGTGGCGGTGCGGGCGCGGGTGGAGGGGCACCTGGAGACGCTCGCGGTGGACGTGGGAGATGCCGTGAAGGAGGGCCAGGAGCTGGGACGGCTGAGCACCGCGCTCCTGGACGCGGAGGTGCACGAGACGGAGGCGGGGCTGGCCGAGGCACGCTCGCAGGTGGCGAGCGCGGAGGCGGGCGTCGCCCAGGCCAGGAGCGCGCTCGAACAGTCGCGGCTCGCGCAGGCCCAGGCGCAGGTGGAGGCGCGGCGTTACGAGCGGCTGGCCAGGCGAGGCATCGCCAGCCGCCAGGAGGCGGAGCAGCGCACCACCGAGGCGCGCACCGCGCGGCAGGCGGTCCGCGCGGCGGCGCAGCAGGTGCGCACGCAACAGAGCCTCGTGTCGGCGGCGAGGGCCCGGGTGAAGGCGCAGGAAGCCCTGCTCGCGGCGGCGCGGGAGCGACGCTCGTTCGCCAGCCTGCGCTCGCCGGTGAACGGGCGCGTGGTGGAGCGGTTCCACACGGTGGGAGACCTGGTGCTGGCCGGGAACGAGGTGCTGAGCGTGGGGAACTTCTCCCAGGTGGAGGTGACGCTCTCCGTGTCCGAGCTGGAGCTCTCCCGAGTGAAGCCGGGACAACGGGTGCCCGTGCGCCTCGACGCCCTGGGTGACACCACCTTCACGGGCACGGTGACGCGAGTGTCGCCCCAGGCGGACCCGCTGAGCCGGCTGGTGCCCGTGGAGGTGGTGCTGGACAACCCCGAGGGCCGCATCGGCAGCGGACTGCTCGCCCGGGTCCAGCTCGACAATGGAGGAGAGAAAAGACTGCTGGTGCTCGAGTCGGCCCTCAGGGTGGACCAACCCGATGCGGGGAGTGGCCTCTCCAGCGCGCAGGGTGGCTCCGGGAGCGGCACTGACGATGGCCCCCAGGAGGCACCACCGGAAGAGGGACGCGTCTTCGTGGTGACGGGTGCGGCCGATGGAGGTGGGGCCCGGGTGGAGGAGCGGCGGGTGCGGCTGGGCGCGCGAGCCGACGGGCAGGTGGAGATCCTCTCGGGGCTGAGGGAGGGCGAACGGGTGGTGGTCCGCGGCGAGCGGCCCTTGCGAACGGGGCTCGAGGTGCGACCCAGCGCCCTGTCGGACGGCCTCGCACCGGAAGGTGGCAACGGGGGTGGCCGTGAGTGA